The genome window gattttgtaaCGTTATAGCTTCATTTTGACACTAAACCTGACCAAAATTGttcaatctcaaaattttgtataaaaccGCGTCGCGCGGTCGAAAATTCAAACGTAATAGAGTTTTAGTTACATTTCCAGCCacaaactttgggaatttgaatttttcaaatttttgccttaAAGTTACCATGAATTTTGACCAATATTGGCCGAATTTGAGAATTACACTACAAACCGCAAAGCGACCGCGACGCAGCCGCGCCGCAgctctaaaatcaaaataatgagaaatatgccctgattatacttatttgaaagctcaaAACGtgaggaatttgaattttccgctaaAATATCTTTAATTTCCAGACTGGCAACCACTGGACTCCCTTCCAGCCTTTGGAGCTGTTGAAAACCttccattattttttggaacagtTATGTTTGCATTTGAAGGAGTCGCTGTAGTACTtccaattgaaaatcaaatgaatGAACCAATTCACTTTATTACCCCAAATGGAGTACTTAATACTTCCTGTATTTTAGTACTTTTGGTCTATATGACTGTTGGAttctttggatttttgagATATGGAAATGATATTAAGGATACGTTGACACTTAATCTTCCACAGACTCCGTAggttgaatttttagatttttatataatataaaacttctaaaattgcaaaaaaaaagtcaggtTTGAACACAGTTCCAagagttttggttttttgaagaaaaaaaactaaattctttattttttcaattaaaaaaaactaaacagtgttaaaaaatttttttttgaaatttccaaattgtaTGCAAAGAATAAACGagtaatatttttctaaatgaaagtaacaagttttagaaaaaaaattaaatttcagattctacCAAGCCATCAAAGTTATGTTCGTTCTTTGCATTTTGGTGTCCTACCCACTTCAATTTTATGTTCCGATGGaaagagttgaaaaatggatCAAGCGGAAGGTAATTATGAAACATAATCAGCTATTGACTGAGTAGCGACTCGGTGTGACACGGAGCTACTGATTTGAGTTGTCCGcaactttaaaattgtcatttctttgtatttttcgGTTCAAAAACAATAGCAAAGCAGTTCTTCTGTAGATGAAAATTAACGGCAAAGACTAACTTTCAGGTGGTAGAAGCCAAGCAGGAGCCAATGATCTACGCTATTCGATTTGGAGGAGTTTTACTGACATGTAAGTGATTAAGtaggaaaatttttagcttatAGTTAAAgcatgaaaatttaaaaaattcaaaaaattgtttttcaaaaaaataaataactccaaaaatgttttctccaaaaatcaaaaactctcACAACTTTCTTtaatatcaacattttttctaacaaaaaaaaatttaattgattaataataattataaaaagtaattttaaaaatttttctaaatttttattccaaaaatcaaaaaccccTGTAACTTTCTTCAAACccaacttttttattcaatttttttttggtaaatatttcaaaattatcaaattttattatttttaggcGCAATGGCTCAATTAATCCCCCACCTTGCCCTATTCATCTCCTTAGTCGGAAGTGTCGCTGGAACATCCCTAACCCTCGTCTTTCCACCACTCATTGAGCTTCTATGCTCTTATTCGAAACAAGAACTCACAAAATGGGTTTGGATAAGGAATATTGGATTGATGGCATTTGCAATGGTTGGATTCACAACTGGAACTTATGCCAGTATGGTTCAGATTATTGAGGCTTTTGGAAAAGAAGATATCTagaagaaaatggagaaaatcgaGATTTCGTAGTTataatttgatgattttttgatgactttttttagtttttgagtttttttttgaattttcatgcaagtatatttgaaaaaataaaagtttttgatctcTCCGGACCCAAACATATACAAAAGAAATAATATTGCTGGCCGGGTCGTACAGAAGAGTCACAGGCTTAAGTCTAGGCTATTTCCTAGACAGTTTAAGCTcgggctcaggcttaggcttaggctaaggcttatcTCCGCAGTctcgccaaaaaaattgaaacttattTTGCCATTCCAgtcaaatacattttttcacatctaAAATTAagttcttttcaaaatttgagattttgaatttcaatagaatgacttatgaaaaataattattgaaaaaaaccgcgACGGGAACGCGCCGCGTGgtcgaaaatttgtgaaaactcgaaaatactGCTCATTCTTAAAATAACCAGgcattttctagaatttttgaaaattttcagttttaaatgcCATTTGAAACCTCTAAAACTTGCCACTTAACAGATCATAAACGTTTTCCGGCTcaatttttccggattttctcacatttctgCTTTCCTGAAACTAAACAACACATGTATATTCTCTGCTTTATCTCTGAAGCTCATGAGCTCCGCGAGCTCTGAAGTTCCCCTCTGcaaaaagtgtaatttttgTTGTGTGTGGCATGCGTTCTGCCGTTGGGCACCACACCACCTGACGCAAGAAAAGAGTTGGCaaaagcttcttctttttacttattttcctgattttccaTCGAGATGAGgaacattttcttatttctagTACTATTATCGATTGGAGTTTGCAGGtaagaaaaaaccgaaaaaatcgaaaattttggattttgggaaatcttgaatttccgaattttttagaaattactagcatttttcagaagtttgccaattttttttgaacaatcgcaatcaattaattaattaatttaccgcctaattttttctggaaaattcgaaattttataaaatttattatagaaaattcaatttttgcctcaaaaattaccgtatattctctattagtgcgaCTTGATTACTTCGGTGTTATTCTTGTTCATTGTACAATGTTTTCTTATAAATTCTCATTTAGacattaaattttataaaattagtgTCTCTATGAGGCGAAAATACGCAGTTTTCATGAgttttcacataaaatatgAGGTTTTATGAGTGAATTTTGAGGTCAC of Caenorhabditis elegans chromosome II contains these proteins:
- the slc-36.2 gene encoding Amino acid transporter transmembrane domain-containing protein (Confirmed by transcript evidence); translation: MSVSSYDTARGNELLPLRGSHQPTMGEMFASRVRDSRSITADQALIHMIKVMMGTGMLSLPLAFKHSGIWLGLILLCFICLICIYCTRQLIFGQHYITFIKREQRMDYANVMRSAVELGPAWIRGHGYLFKQMVNINMFVAQFGFCCVYFVFMADNLKQFFDQTSSIHISQAGWIALLLIPISALCTIRELKALAPLAAVANFVYIIAVVIVLADLFSDWQPLDSLPAFGAVENLPLFFGTVMFAFEGVAVVLPIENQMNEPIHFITPNGVLNTSCILVLLVYMTVGFFGFLRYGNDIKDTLTLNLPQTPFYQAIKVMFVLCILVSYPLQFYVPMERVEKWIKRKVVEAKQEPMIYAIRFGGVLLTCAMAQLIPHLALFISLVGSVAGTSLTLVFPPLIELLCSYSKQELTKWVWIRNIGLMAFAMVGFTTGTYASMVQIIEAFGKEDI
- the slc-36.2 gene encoding Amino acid transporter transmembrane domain-containing protein (Confirmed by transcript evidence) produces the protein MDYANVMRSAVELGPAWIRGHGYLFKQMVNINMFVAQFGFCCVYFVFMADNLKQFFDQTSSIHISQAGWIALLLIPISALCTIRELKALAPLAAVANFVYIIAVVIVLADLFSDWQPLDSLPAFGAVENLPLFFGTVMFAFEGVAVVLPIENQMNEPIHFITPNGVLNTSCILVLLVYMTVGFFGFLRYGNDIKDTLTLNLPQTPFYQAIKVMFVLCILVSYPLQFYVPMERVEKWIKRKVVEAKQEPMIYAIRFGGVLLTCAMAQLIPHLALFISLVGSVAGTSLTLVFPPLIELLCSYSKQELTKWVWIRNIGLMAFAMVGFTTGTYASMVQIIEAFGKEDI